A window of Staphylococcus lloydii genomic DNA:
AAGTAACGATTACAGCAGGGCATATGCCAGGTATGAAAGGTGCAGAAGCTACTGTAAAAGGTGCGTATAAAACATATGCCTATGTTGTAAGTTATAAACCCACAAATGGAAATAAAAAAGTAAACAATCATAAATGGGTTGTAAACGAAGAGATCAAAGATGCACCTAAAGATGGATTTAGTAAGGGCGATACTGTTAAATTAGAAGCAAGTCATATGTCTGGTATGAAAGGTGCTACAGCCAATATAGATAACGTGAAAAAGACTACTGTTTACGTGGTTGATTACAAATCCAAAGATAATGGTAAAATCATTAAAAATCATAAATGGATGACAGGAAATGAATTGGAAGCACGCTAAAAATCTAATTCTAAATTGAGAAATAAATAGATATAAAAAATATTCTCCTTAATCAATAATTTAAAAAACTTATTATTGTTAAGGAGAATATTTTTAGTGTGTAAATTAAAAAGAATTTTAGAAGAATAACATTTATCAAAAAATTGTTCATTGCCTTATTAATTGAAATTATATAATTAAAAACCGCATCATTAGCCAATACGCAGAGCCATATAATAAATAATCCTGAAAATCCACCCAATTTAAAGATTAATTGGGTGGATTTTCAGTTTAGGTTAAATAATATAAAGATAATAAACATGACACTTGTAAAGCGATTTAATTCTTGTACTTTATCACTAAGATTTAAATAGATAATGATAGGCTTTTTGTTTTTTTGATACAATGTCACAAAGGTCTTTTGAATAATCGAATTCTTTATTATTGATTTTATGTTTCTCTTTTCTAATCCCTTTACGATATCCATAGTTATTGAATGCTATTTTTTGATACTAATACTTAATTTTTGGTGTGTATAATTATAAATATCAGGAGTTGCCTGACAAATTTCATTGATTAAAAGATAAGTTGAATAATTGCAACAATGATTAAAATACTTATAATCCATTTTTGTATGAAGTTAGGGATCTTTTTACTTAATTTTAAACCTAAGGGAGCAAAGATAATACTTCCTATTATTAAAAATAACGCGTCTTCTAAAGGAATGTAACCTTGTATAAGTTTAATGATAAAGGCGCCAATTGAAGATATAAAAGCAATTACTATAC
This region includes:
- a CDS encoding YdhK family protein, with product MIKKLFFMILGSLLILSACSNNDEKDKNTKDQKSETHMKHNDEIKVPEDMKSTNEGEFKAGDKVTITAGHMPGMKGAEATVKGAYKTYAYVVSYKPTNGNKKVNNHKWVVNEEIKDAPKDGFSKGDTVKLEASHMSGMKGATANIDNVKKTTVYVVDYKSKDNGKIIKNHKWMTGNELEAR